A window of Mangifera indica cultivar Alphonso chromosome 11, CATAS_Mindica_2.1, whole genome shotgun sequence contains these coding sequences:
- the LOC123230221 gene encoding WD repeat-containing protein DWA2 isoform X1 — translation MQGGSSGIGYGLKYQARCISDVKADTDHTSFLTGTLSLKEENEVHLLRLSSGGTELICEGLFSHPNEIWDLGSCPFDQRIFSTVFSSGESYGAAIWQIPELYGQLNSPQLERIAVLDAHVGKINCILWWPSGRHDKLISIDDENLFLWSLDCSKKAAQVQSKESSGMLHYLSGGAWDPHDANSVAATCDSSVQFWDLRTMKKTNSIEHAHVRNVDFDTKKKHILVTAADEYGIHIWDLRKLKVPIQELPGHTHWTWAVSCNPEYDGLLLSAGTDSTVNLWLASLSSSGDEPSESSFELPTQRANPLLNSYSDYEDSVYGLAWSSREPWIFASLSYDGRVVVESVKPFLSKI, via the exons ATGCAAGGAGGATCATCTGGCATTGGCTATGGTCTCAAATATCAG GCTAGATGCATATCGGATGTTAAAGCTGACACAGATCACACGAGCTTCCTCACTGGAACTCTCAGTCTCAAAGAAGAAAACGAG GTGCATTTGCTTAGGCTTTCGTCAGGTGGAACTGAACTCATATGCGAGGGTCTGTTCTCGCATCCTAACGAGATCTGGGACCTTGGTTCTTGCCCATTCGATCAACGCATTTTCTCAACTGTCTTCTCCTCTG GCGAATCATACGGAGCAGCAATATGGCAAATCCCGGAATTGTATGGTCAGTTAAATTCACCTCAGCTGGAACGAATTGCCGTGCTTGATGCACATGTTGGTAAGATTAATTG TATTCTTTGGTGGCCATCTGGAAGACATGATAAGTTGATTAGCATTGATGATGAAAATCTTTTCTTGTGGAGCTTAGACTGCTCAAAAAAGGCTGCTCAG GTACAATCTAAAGAGTCATCTGGTATGCTGCACTACTTATCTGGTGGGGCATGGGATCCACATGATGCAAATTCTGTTGCAGCTACTTGTGACTCATCAGTCCAGTTTTGGGATTTACGGACAATGAA GAAGACAAATTCAATTGAGCATGCTCATGTCCGCAATGTGGACTTTGATACAAAGAAGAAGCATATACTT GTCACTGCAGCAGATGAATATGGGATACACATATGGGATCTTAGAAAGCTGAAGGTACCTATCCAAGAGCTCCCTGGACATACACACTG GACATGGGCTGTCAGCTGTAATCCTGAATATGACGGGCTCTTATTG AGTGCTGGAACAGACTCAACTGTCAATTTGTGGTTGGCTTCCCTGTCTAGCAGTGGTGATGAGCCATCTGAAAG CTCATTTGAATTACCAACTCAAAGGGCCAATCCATTACTTAATTCATATAGTGACTACGAAGACAGCGTATATG GTCTTGCTTGGAGTTCTCGTGAACCTTGGATTTTCGCATCTCTGTCATATGATGGGAGG GTTGTTGTGGAATCAGTGAAGCCTTTCCTTTCTAAAATATGA
- the LOC123230135 gene encoding LOW QUALITY PROTEIN: uncharacterized protein LOC123230135 (The sequence of the model RefSeq protein was modified relative to this genomic sequence to represent the inferred CDS: substituted 1 base at 1 genomic stop codon), translating into MERDGDRRTEEEGNQHHQPPNIXPMKPLTREAYGGGMYGNEPGDEKKPVKPPASETQSADGPVGAGIKPKHQPPPPSSVDRDVDITGQSYIQ; encoded by the coding sequence ATGGAAAGGGACGGCGACAGGAGGACAGAAGAAGAGGGAAACCAACACCACCAACCACCAAATATTTAACCGATGAAACCGCTGACCCGTGAAGCCTACGGCGGCGGAATGTACGGAAATGAACCGGGAGATGAGAAAAAACCAGTAAAGCCTCCAGCCAGTGAAACCCAAAGTGCTGATGGGCCAGTTGGTGCTGGCATCAAGCCCAAACACCAACCTCCACCACCTTCATCAGTTGACCGTGATGTTGATATCACCGGGCAATCTTACATTCAGTAA
- the LOC123230220 gene encoding uncharacterized protein LOC123230220, with translation MAATSTTSQLDFRLRGVSCLRNNDSKNGFTELTTRKRLCFLSRDRTRVVRVARVSCCCSDSVVPIRRKSGENKCEERGFDQKKTSQSVRIQASSALPFSSTQYCFASKQEKFSPRCTPRNSGPQSRDSPPKRDTGIANEKDWGINLLNENVNESGTNEDGSTWYRESGEDLGENGYRCRWTRMGGQSHDSSSEWKEMWWEKSDWTGYKELGVEKSGRNAEGDSWWETWQEVLHQDEWSNLARIERSAQKQAKSGTENAGWYEKWWEKYDAKGWTEKGANKYGRLNEQSWWEKWGEHYDGRGSVLKWTDKWAETELGTKWGDKWEERFFAGIGSRQGETWHVSPSGERWSRTWGEEHFGNGKVHKYGKSTTGESWDIVVDEETYYEAEPHYGWADVVGDSSQLLSITPRERPPGVYPNLDFGPSTSTDDDQPD, from the exons ATGGCGGCTACTTCTACTACTTCCCAGCTCGATTTCAGACTGAGGGGTGTCTCTTGTTTGCGTAATAATGACAGTAAGAATGGATTCACAGAGTTGACGACGAGGAAGAGACTTTGTTTTCTTTCACGTGACCGAACCCGGGTGGTCCGAGTGGCCCGAGTTAGTTGTTGTTGCTCTGACTCGGTTGTTCCAATTCGGCGAAAGAGTGGAGAGAACAAGTGCGAGGAACGAGGGTTCGATCAGAAAAAGACTTCTCAGAGTGTCCGAATTCAAGCCTCCTCCGCCTTGCCCTTCTCTTCTACTCA ATATTGTTTTGCTTCCAAACAAGAAAAGTTTTCTCCTCGTTGTACTCCGAGGAATTCAGGTCCACAATCTCGTGACAGTCCCCCGAAAAGAG ACACGGGTATTGCAAATGAGAAGGACTGGGGCATCAATTTGTTAAATGAAAATGTTAATGAGTCTGGTACTAATGAGGATGGAAGTACTTGGTATAGAGAAAGTGGGGAGGACCTCGGTGAGAATGGATACCGATGTAGATGGACAAGAATGGGAGGTCAATCCCATGACAGTTCCTCTGAATGGAAAGAAATG TGGTGGGAGAAAAGTGACTGGACGGGATACAAAGAACTAG GTGTGGAGAAATCTGGAAGAAATGCTGAAGGTGATTCATGGTGGGAAACATGGCAAGAGGTGCTTCATCAAGATGAATGGAG CAATTTAGCAAGGATAGAGAGAAGTGCTCAAAAACAGGCCAAATCAGGTACTGAAAATGCCGGATGGTATGAGAAATG GTGGGAAAAGTATGATGCTAAAGGCTGGACTGAGAAAGGGGCAAATAAGTATGGTAGACTGAATGAACAGTCATGGTGGGAGAAGTGGGGAGAGCATTATGATGGAAGAGGATCTGTTCTCAAATG GACAGATAAATGGGCTGAAACTGAATTGGGAACCAAATGGGGAGACAAGTGGGAAGAAAGGTTCTTTGCTGGCATTGGTTCGCGTCAAGGGGAGACATGGCATGTGTCTCCTAGCGGTGAAC GTTGGTCAAGAACATGGGGAGAGGAACATTTTGGAAACGG AAAAGTTCACAAATATGGAAAAAGCACCACGGGTGAAAGTTGGGATATTGTTGTGGATGAGGAAACCTACTATGA gGCTGAACCTCACTACGGATGGGCTGATGTTGTGGGTGATTCAAGCCAATTGCTGTCAATCACACCTCGGGAGAGGCCGCCTGGTGTCTACCCAAATCTAGACTTTGGGCCATCAACTTCTACAGATGATGATCAACCAGACTGA
- the LOC123230221 gene encoding WD repeat-containing protein DWA2 isoform X2: MQGGSSGIGYGLKYQARCISDVKADTDHTSFLTGTLSLKEENEVHLLRLSSGGTELICEGLFSHPNEIWDLGSCPFDQRIFSTVFSSGESYGAAIWQIPELYGQLNSPQLERIAVLDAHVGKINCILWWPSGRHDKLISIDDENLFLWSLDCSKKAAQVQSKESSGMLHYLSGGAWDPHDANSVAATCDSSVQFWDLRTMKKTNSIEHAHVRNVDFDTKKKHILVTAADEYGIHIWDLRKLKSAGTDSTVNLWLASLSSSGDEPSESSFELPTQRANPLLNSYSDYEDSVYGLAWSSREPWIFASLSYDGRVVVESVKPFLSKI; the protein is encoded by the exons ATGCAAGGAGGATCATCTGGCATTGGCTATGGTCTCAAATATCAG GCTAGATGCATATCGGATGTTAAAGCTGACACAGATCACACGAGCTTCCTCACTGGAACTCTCAGTCTCAAAGAAGAAAACGAG GTGCATTTGCTTAGGCTTTCGTCAGGTGGAACTGAACTCATATGCGAGGGTCTGTTCTCGCATCCTAACGAGATCTGGGACCTTGGTTCTTGCCCATTCGATCAACGCATTTTCTCAACTGTCTTCTCCTCTG GCGAATCATACGGAGCAGCAATATGGCAAATCCCGGAATTGTATGGTCAGTTAAATTCACCTCAGCTGGAACGAATTGCCGTGCTTGATGCACATGTTGGTAAGATTAATTG TATTCTTTGGTGGCCATCTGGAAGACATGATAAGTTGATTAGCATTGATGATGAAAATCTTTTCTTGTGGAGCTTAGACTGCTCAAAAAAGGCTGCTCAG GTACAATCTAAAGAGTCATCTGGTATGCTGCACTACTTATCTGGTGGGGCATGGGATCCACATGATGCAAATTCTGTTGCAGCTACTTGTGACTCATCAGTCCAGTTTTGGGATTTACGGACAATGAA GAAGACAAATTCAATTGAGCATGCTCATGTCCGCAATGTGGACTTTGATACAAAGAAGAAGCATATACTT GTCACTGCAGCAGATGAATATGGGATACACATATGGGATCTTAGAAAGCTGAAG AGTGCTGGAACAGACTCAACTGTCAATTTGTGGTTGGCTTCCCTGTCTAGCAGTGGTGATGAGCCATCTGAAAG CTCATTTGAATTACCAACTCAAAGGGCCAATCCATTACTTAATTCATATAGTGACTACGAAGACAGCGTATATG GTCTTGCTTGGAGTTCTCGTGAACCTTGGATTTTCGCATCTCTGTCATATGATGGGAGG GTTGTTGTGGAATCAGTGAAGCCTTTCCTTTCTAAAATATGA
- the LOC123230218 gene encoding uncharacterized protein LOC123230218, producing MLKSPRKATMQITRWVSDLDWRLLLLIIPSLSVIVFFSLSSTSIDSSSSLRYFIFNHTFPSFNSYDVVNSPPSGVQNRSKSAVAQRKDELLRSRMAVCLVGGARRFELTGPSIVENVLQVYPNADLFLHSPMDKNAYKFSLLKLAPRLASVRIFKPKPLNETQSQVRVLTASNSPNGIQGLLQYFNLVEGCLQMIEAYQKRKKFTYDWIVRTRVDGYWNAPLGPVNFIPGRYLVPPGSDYGGINDRLGIGDLNTSRVALARLSLIPKLDTAGFQQLNSETAFKAQLTTQRVPYVRKRVPFCIVTDRRYAFPPYRYGVPVAALSSPGPLSGAKCRPCTAACQGQCVAAVMRSLNKGWSWTDWENGSLALCNARGEWERGWEKIFDNVGGNRFASVRKRFAELKKKECIDDFNAMKKRVFSWEAPPPEDICALGLGA from the exons ATGCTAAAGAGTCCACGAAAAGCCACCATGCAGATTACCAGATGGGTTTCGGATCTTGATTGGCGTCTCCTTTTGTTGATAATCCCTTCTTTATCTGTTATcgtgtttttttctttatcttctacATCTATCGACTCGTCTTCTTCTCTCcgatattttattttcaaccaTACCTTCCCCAGTTTTAATTCATACGATGTCGTGAATTCGCCGCCTAGTGGGGTGCAGAATCGGAGTAAATCGGCTGTGGCTCAGCGGAAAGATGAGTTGCTTCGGTCGAGAATGGCTGTGTGTTTGGTGGGTGGAGCCAGAAGGTTCGAACTCACTGGACCGTCGATAGTGGAAAATGTTCTCCAAGTCTATCCGAACGCCGACCTGTTTTTGCACAGTCCGATGGATAAAAATGCTTACAAGTTTTCATTGTTGAAGCTGGCGCCCAGACTGGCATCGGTTCGAATCTTCAAACCCAAACCCCTGAATGAGACTCAATCTCAAGTCCGAGTACTCACCGCCTCCAACTCACCTAATGGCATCCAG GGTCTGCTGCAATACTTCAATTTGGTAGAAGGATGCCTACAAATGATCGAGGCGtatcaaaaaaggaaaaaattcacATACGATTGGATAGTCCGAACCCGAGTTGACGGATACTGGAACGCCCCGTTGGGACCCGTGAATTTTATTCCGGGTCGATACCTTGTCCCACCCGGATCTGACTACGGTGGAATCAACGACCGACTCGGGATTGGCGATTTGAACACCTCAAGAGTTGCACTCGCACGCCTCTCTCTTATCCCTAAACTTGACACAGCCGGGTTTCAGCAACTCAACTCGGAGACTGCATTCAAAGCCCAACTCACCACCCAACGTGTGCCTTACGTCAGAAAACGGGTTCCGTTTTGTATCGTAACGGATAGGAGATACGCGTTCCCGCCGTATCGGTATGGCGTGCCCGTGGCTGCGCTGTCGAGTCCGGGTCCATTGAGTGGGGCCAAGTGCAGACCGTGCACAGCCGCTTGTCAAGGCCAGTGCGTGGCGGCTGTAATGCGATCGCTCAATAAAGGATGGAGCTGGACGGATTGGGAGAACGGGAGCCTTGCGTTGTGTAACGCCCGTGGCGAGTGGGAGAGAGGTTGGGAGAAGATTTTTGATAATGTTGGTGGGAATAGATTTGCGTCCGTGAGGAAAAGATTTGCAgagttgaaaaagaaagaatgtaTTGATGATTTCAACGCGATGAAGAAACGGGTTTTCAGCTGGGAGGCTCCGCCGCCGGAGGACATATGTGCGCTTGGGTTAGGAGCTTAG